The proteins below come from a single Halomonas binhaiensis genomic window:
- the topA gene encoding type I DNA topoisomerase, translated as MGKSLVIVESPAKAKTINKYLGSDFIVKSSVGHIRDLPTSGSGKTASDPKERARQAAATRKMSAEEKVEYKKRKAHDQLIRRMGIDPANGWQANYEVLPGKEKVVAELKKLAAKADTVYLATDLDREGEAIAWHLRETIGGTEDRYRRVVFNEITKNAIQEAFKDPGSLNMPRVEAQQARRFLDRVVGFMLSPLLWAKVARGLSAGRVQSVAMRLIIEREREIRAFVPEEFWDVHADLMPKGVAGQVEPVRFELARQNGETFRPTSEEETLKRIAALKSASLKITGREDKPTRSKATAPFITSTLQQAASGRLGFSVKKTMMLAQRLYEAGYITYMRTDSTNLSAEAVESVRGYIGSEFGTRYLPDAPNRYSSKEGAQEAHEAIRPSDVKHRGADLAGMERDAERLYELIWRQFVACQMTPAEYLSTTLTVSVDGYELKAKGRVLKFDGYTRVMTPLGRKEEDQALPDLAEGTVMSLQALDPRQHFTKPPARYTEASLVKELEKRGIGRPSTYAAIISTIQDRGYVKLENRRFYAEKLGDIVTERLKESFPDLMDYSFTARMEDNLDEVAEGERNWRALLDAFYKEFSAELSEAESEEGMRPNQPVPTDIDCPACGRKMQIRTASTGVFLGCSGYNLPPKERCKTTIDLLPGDEAVAADAGEDAETDALRAKQRCPICSTAMDSYLIDEHRKLHICGNSPDCAGYAVEEGKFRIKGYDGPVIECDKCGSEMQLKSGRFGKYFGCTNDSCKNTRKLLRNGEVAPPKMDPISMPELACQKVEDHYVLRDGASGLFLAASKFPKNRETRPPLVRELKAHADELPEKYHYLLSAPEQDPDGRPSQIRFSRKLKEQFVMTDDDNGKATGWKASWDGKGWQVEDKRK; from the coding sequence GGTGGAATACAAGAAGCGAAAGGCTCACGATCAACTGATCCGGCGCATGGGAATAGATCCTGCCAATGGTTGGCAGGCCAACTATGAAGTGTTGCCTGGCAAGGAAAAGGTCGTTGCCGAGCTCAAGAAACTGGCAGCAAAGGCTGATACGGTATATCTCGCGACCGATTTGGATCGCGAAGGGGAAGCCATTGCCTGGCATTTGCGCGAGACCATTGGTGGAACGGAAGATCGCTACCGTCGGGTAGTGTTCAACGAGATCACCAAGAATGCCATTCAGGAAGCCTTCAAGGACCCAGGTTCGCTTAATATGCCACGGGTCGAGGCACAGCAGGCTCGGCGCTTCCTCGATCGTGTCGTTGGCTTCATGCTTTCGCCGTTGCTGTGGGCCAAGGTTGCCCGTGGTCTGTCCGCAGGCCGAGTGCAGTCGGTGGCTATGCGCCTGATCATTGAGCGTGAGCGCGAAATCCGTGCCTTCGTGCCAGAAGAGTTCTGGGATGTACATGCAGACCTGATGCCCAAGGGCGTAGCCGGTCAGGTAGAGCCGGTGCGCTTTGAGCTGGCACGTCAGAACGGTGAAACCTTCCGCCCGACCAGTGAAGAAGAAACGCTCAAGCGCATTGCAGCCCTCAAGAGTGCGAGCCTGAAGATCACTGGGAGGGAAGACAAGCCGACCCGTTCCAAGGCTACGGCTCCCTTTATTACCTCGACGCTGCAGCAGGCTGCCAGCGGGCGCTTGGGCTTCTCTGTGAAGAAGACCATGATGCTGGCTCAGCGCCTCTATGAGGCAGGCTATATCACTTACATGCGTACCGATTCCACCAATCTTTCTGCGGAGGCGGTGGAGTCGGTTCGTGGTTACATTGGCAGTGAGTTCGGTACTCGTTATCTGCCTGATGCTCCCAACCGTTATTCAAGCAAGGAAGGCGCTCAGGAAGCCCACGAGGCTATTCGTCCTTCCGATGTTAAGCACCGTGGTGCGGACCTGGCGGGGATGGAACGGGATGCTGAGCGTCTCTACGAGTTGATCTGGCGCCAGTTCGTTGCCTGCCAGATGACGCCGGCAGAATACCTTTCCACCACACTGACAGTGTCCGTGGATGGCTATGAGCTCAAGGCCAAGGGGCGGGTGCTTAAGTTTGATGGCTATACCCGCGTCATGACACCGCTTGGTCGCAAGGAGGAAGACCAGGCATTGCCGGACCTGGCCGAGGGTACTGTCATGTCCTTGCAGGCGTTGGATCCCAGGCAGCATTTTACCAAGCCTCCGGCCCGCTATACCGAAGCCAGCCTGGTCAAGGAGCTCGAAAAGCGTGGCATCGGTCGTCCTTCTACCTATGCCGCCATCATTTCCACCATTCAGGATCGTGGCTACGTCAAGCTGGAGAATCGTCGCTTCTATGCAGAGAAGCTTGGCGATATTGTCACCGAGCGTCTGAAGGAGTCCTTCCCTGACCTGATGGACTATTCCTTCACCGCACGAATGGAAGATAACCTGGATGAAGTGGCTGAAGGGGAGCGTAATTGGCGTGCTTTGCTGGATGCTTTCTACAAGGAATTCAGCGCCGAGCTGAGTGAAGCAGAAAGTGAAGAGGGCATGCGTCCCAATCAGCCAGTGCCAACGGATATCGACTGTCCTGCCTGTGGGCGCAAGATGCAGATTCGAACAGCTTCAACAGGTGTGTTTCTTGGCTGTAGTGGTTATAACCTTCCGCCCAAGGAACGCTGCAAGACCACCATCGACCTGTTGCCGGGTGATGAAGCGGTGGCCGCAGATGCTGGTGAAGACGCCGAAACTGATGCCCTGCGTGCCAAGCAACGCTGCCCGATCTGCTCCACTGCCATGGACAGCTACCTGATCGATGAGCATCGCAAGCTCCACATCTGTGGCAATAGCCCTGACTGTGCCGGTTATGCCGTGGAAGAAGGCAAGTTCCGCATCAAGGGATATGATGGTCCCGTCATCGAATGCGACAAGTGTGGTTCCGAGATGCAGCTCAAGTCCGGGCGTTTCGGAAAATATTTCGGCTGCACCAACGACAGTTGCAAGAATACGCGCAAGTTGCTGCGCAATGGTGAAGTGGCCCCGCCCAAGATGGACCCGATCTCGATGCCGGAACTGGCCTGCCAGAAGGTCGAGGACCATTACGTGCTGCGTGATGGTGCCAGTGGCCTGTTTTTGGCTGCCAGCAAATTTCCCAAGAATCGTGAGACACGTCCGCCGCTGGTCAGAGAGCTCAAGGCACATGCAGATGAGCTGCCTGAGAAATATCACTACTTGCTCTCTGCCCCCGAGCAGGATCCCGATGGCCGTCCGAGTCAGATTCGTTTCTCGCGCAAGCTCAAGGAGCAGTTCGTGATGACGGATGATGACAATGGTAAGGCGACGGGATGGAAAGCATCATGGGATGGCAAGGGCTGGCAAGTGGAGGACAAGCGTAAGTGA
- a CDS encoding DUF6586 family protein — MTPRARTNQLLYQAELLLTMASGNGGEVGDEHSDARRRAREEGALALMELALNALLRDVTFHAHLTQHHWRELLLGESAPGVAEVVRLRSLVEDPDSWLSWLLARIEALHGDEGASKASAASARLIVGGGGLTESLADCLASMKAEVAALRETSEEW; from the coding sequence GTGACACCGCGAGCAAGAACCAATCAACTGCTATATCAGGCTGAACTCTTGCTGACCATGGCTTCGGGAAATGGCGGCGAGGTTGGCGATGAGCATAGCGATGCTCGTCGCCGCGCCCGCGAGGAAGGGGCGCTAGCCTTGATGGAACTGGCATTGAATGCCTTGCTGCGCGATGTCACCTTCCATGCCCATTTGACGCAACATCATTGGCGTGAGCTGTTATTGGGTGAATCTGCTCCAGGAGTGGCGGAAGTGGTGCGGCTCCGCAGTCTGGTGGAGGACCCTGACAGCTGGCTTTCATGGTTATTGGCTCGGATTGAAGCCTTGCATGGTGATGAAGGTGCCAGTAAAGCGAGTGCTGCAAGTGCTCGCTTGATAGTCGGAGGGGGGGGCTTGACTGAGTCACTGGCCGACTGTCTTGCTTCCATGAAGGCAGAAGTCGCTGCGCTGCGGGAAACGAGTGAGGAATGGTAA
- a CDS encoding L,D-transpeptidase family protein: protein MDKFSRRHIIRMILGAGLLLPSLGWGYTGTNTNTSSDAQLSELLRQADTPASANEVWVLIEDQQSLLTVYRGNAELARFYDVRIGRGGSKLQRVMGDKATPQGEFHVNRFNFNSKFDIFIGLDYPTPRHARMALESGLYTQQDYDSYFDYYRLHSSPPQETVLGGYIGIHGIGEGDENIHRNFNWTNGCVAVSNQEIQELASLIDVGTRVVIR, encoded by the coding sequence ATGGATAAATTTTCTCGTCGCCATATTATCCGAATGATACTTGGGGCAGGTTTGCTACTGCCATCTCTCGGTTGGGGGTATACCGGTACCAATACAAATACCAGTAGCGATGCCCAGTTGAGCGAGCTTCTTCGTCAGGCGGATACTCCTGCTTCGGCTAATGAGGTCTGGGTGCTGATCGAGGACCAACAGTCGCTCTTGACCGTTTATCGTGGCAATGCCGAACTGGCGCGTTTTTACGATGTTCGTATTGGTCGGGGCGGGAGCAAGCTGCAGCGCGTGATGGGTGACAAGGCGACCCCGCAAGGGGAATTCCATGTCAATCGCTTCAATTTCAATAGCAAGTTCGACATCTTTATCGGATTGGATTATCCAACGCCGAGGCATGCCAGGATGGCCCTGGAGAGTGGGCTTTATACCCAACAGGATTACGATTCCTATTTCGACTACTACCGCTTGCATAGTAGTCCGCCTCAGGAAACGGTGCTTGGAGGTTACATCGGAATACATGGTATTGGAGAAGGCGACGAGAACATCCATCGCAATTTTAACTGGACCAATGGATGTGTCGCCGTGTCCAATCAGGAAATTCAAGAGCTCGCATCATTAATTGATGTTGGCACCCGCGTCGTCATCCGCTAA
- a CDS encoding Lpp/OprI family alanine-zipper lipoprotein: protein MTLKTTLKLTAAAASLAVLAGCASSSALEEVRTTAESAQADAAEARSIATQAQNTANQAQRDAQAALQLSQQNREEMNRMFQTSMRK, encoded by the coding sequence ATGACTCTCAAGACTACTCTGAAGCTGACCGCTGCTGCTGCCTCTCTGGCTGTTCTGGCTGGCTGCGCCTCCTCCAGCGCTCTGGAAGAAGTTCGCACCACAGCTGAATCCGCTCAGGCTGACGCTGCTGAAGCTCGTAGCATCGCTACTCAGGCTCAGAACACTGCGAACCAAGCTCAGCGCGACGCTCAAGCAGCTCTGCAGCTGTCTCAGCAGAACCGCGAAGAGATGAACCGCATGTTCCAGACCTCCATGCGCAAGTAA
- a CDS encoding L,D-transpeptidase family protein produces the protein MKLNSFRRPLAMMAMILGMTAALATPFAAADDLRRGYYHLPENGDVVGSVYTVKAKEEDTLISIGHEHGLGYNAMVRANPDVSIWYPGEGTEVVIPGEFILPDAPRKGIVINVAEMRLYYYPPNDPGMVQTYPIAVGRMDWKTPLGVTHITTRERNPSWVPPASIRREHAENGNPLPAVVKPGPDNPLGTRKMRLGIPGYLIHGTNKPEGVGMRVTHGCVRMLPEDVEHLFDQVSIGTQVNIVNEPVKMGWLDGALYTQAYPVLDEDEKQTTDLKRVTAAIDQADAAAKDTDFQVDYDILTQAVEDSSGLPVALVPGVTEPQPLPGSLYDHVELVRADIKAEEKAKG, from the coding sequence ATGAAACTCAACTCTTTCCGACGGCCATTGGCCATGATGGCCATGATTCTGGGCATGACCGCAGCCCTGGCCACTCCATTTGCGGCGGCCGATGATCTACGCCGCGGCTACTACCACCTACCCGAAAACGGCGATGTGGTCGGCAGTGTCTATACCGTGAAAGCCAAGGAAGAAGACACGCTGATTTCCATCGGTCATGAGCACGGTCTCGGCTATAACGCCATGGTCCGCGCCAACCCGGATGTGAGCATCTGGTACCCTGGCGAAGGCACCGAAGTCGTGATTCCAGGAGAGTTCATCCTGCCCGATGCACCGCGCAAGGGCATCGTGATCAACGTGGCGGAAATGCGTCTGTACTACTATCCGCCCAATGACCCCGGCATGGTCCAGACTTACCCCATCGCTGTGGGCCGTATGGATTGGAAGACTCCGCTAGGTGTAACCCATATCACCACCAGAGAACGCAATCCTTCCTGGGTCCCGCCGGCATCCATTCGCCGTGAGCACGCTGAAAATGGCAATCCGTTACCTGCCGTGGTCAAACCTGGCCCGGACAACCCCTTGGGAACGCGCAAGATGCGCCTGGGCATTCCCGGTTATCTGATTCACGGCACCAACAAGCCGGAAGGTGTTGGCATGCGCGTCACTCATGGCTGTGTACGCATGCTGCCAGAAGATGTCGAACATCTGTTCGACCAGGTATCGATTGGTACCCAGGTAAACATCGTCAACGAACCGGTCAAGATGGGTTGGCTCGATGGCGCTCTCTACACCCAAGCCTATCCGGTGCTGGATGAAGATGAAAAGCAAACTACTGATCTCAAGCGTGTGACTGCCGCTATCGATCAAGCGGATGCTGCAGCCAAAGATACCGACTTCCAGGTCGATTACGACATCCTGACTCAGGCCGTGGAAGACTCCAGTGGTCTGCCTGTTGCTCTGGTTCCTGGTGTTACAGAGCCCCAGCCATTGCCTGGCTCACTGTATGACCATGTCGAACTGGTCCGCGCCGATATCAAGGCCGAGGAAAAAGCCAAGGGCTAA
- the mfd gene encoding transcription-repair coupling factor produces MPTFSPLEPPHPKGTRDTLYWLEPPGSATALALSRLANDAPLLVVTADTAEALRLENELAFFSTVPVLPFPDWETLPYDSFSPHQDIVSARLRTLRTLQDGVHGIVLVPINTLMQRLSPVDYIAGRVLTLEVGATLDREAFRDKLSRAGYRAVETVYEPGEYALRGALIDLFPMGNDSPLRIDLFDDEIDSLRSFDPDTQRSADKVESIELLPAHEYSLSRSAIACFREGFETLFDVDPRQCPLYVDALKGIPAAGLEQYLPLFFEETASLLDHLAEGTRIALMPRAREAAEHHWAAITSRYENLGVDPTRPLLPPHRAFIPEAELFGLIKQHPRIELTRDAAHPHAAASLTEPPAEVAINARTKSPLAALQKYLTDNPERRVLFVAESRGRREALEETLAPATPHLPQIASFSAFLESEHRLAIGEGDLASGLTLTTPDLAVITETELIGDVVRQTRRQGKATDDNELAVRHLSELREGAPVVHQLHGIGRYRGLEILETSGQAAEFVCLEYAEGSKLYVPVDSLHLISRYSGVDEELAPLHRLGSEQWDKAKRKAAEKIRDTAAELLDIYARREAREGFANEPPDDEYARFVANFPFEETPDQRQAIQAVISDMTTPKPMDRVVCGDVGFGKTEVAMRAAFLAVQSGRQVVVLVPTTLLARQHYENFRDRFADTAVDIELLSRFTGGSGQNDVLARIKDGKTDIIIGTHKVLSKQLRFPRLGLVIIDEEHRFGVSQKEHLKGLRSEVDVLTLTATPIPRTLNMAMSGIRDLSIIATPPARRLSVKTFIQQREEPTIKEAILREILRGGQVYFLHNEVKTIEAAAEKLRELVPEARVGVAHGQLPERSLERVMSDFYHKRFNVLVCSTIIETGIDVPNANTIIIERADKFGLAQLHQLRGRVGRSHHQAYAYLLAPPPRAMTRDAVKRLEAISQAEDLGAGFTLASHDMEIRGAGELLGDEQSGQMEAIGYSLYMQMLDRAVQAIREGRTPNIEDPLDNGVEINLNLPALIPDDYLHDVQQRLVMYKRIANTTNDAELKELRVEMIDRFGLLPGPVKTLLRQTRLRHRAERLGISRLEAGEERGRILFSHRTNVDPLTLVELIQKSPQVYRLDGADILRFTTPMNNEEARFQAIEQLLDALNRKAEAA; encoded by the coding sequence ATGCCGACTTTTTCGCCGCTCGAACCTCCACACCCCAAGGGCACTCGCGACACCCTCTACTGGCTGGAGCCCCCGGGATCTGCCACAGCCCTGGCCCTGTCACGCCTGGCCAACGATGCCCCGCTGCTGGTTGTTACCGCCGATACCGCCGAGGCCCTGCGGCTGGAAAATGAGCTTGCCTTCTTCTCCACGGTACCCGTCCTGCCTTTCCCTGACTGGGAAACGCTGCCTTACGATAGTTTTTCGCCCCATCAGGATATTGTATCGGCGCGCCTGCGCACGCTACGCACCCTGCAGGATGGCGTGCATGGCATCGTGCTGGTGCCGATCAATACCCTGATGCAGCGACTTTCTCCCGTTGACTACATCGCGGGACGCGTGCTGACCTTGGAAGTGGGCGCCACGCTGGACCGGGAAGCCTTCCGGGACAAACTGTCTCGAGCGGGATATCGCGCAGTGGAAACGGTTTACGAGCCCGGAGAATATGCCCTGCGAGGCGCACTGATCGACCTCTTCCCCATGGGCAATGACTCGCCACTGCGCATTGATCTGTTTGACGATGAAATCGACAGTTTGCGCAGTTTCGACCCTGACACCCAGCGTAGTGCAGACAAGGTGGAAAGTATCGAGCTGCTACCAGCCCATGAATATTCGCTGTCACGCTCTGCCATCGCCTGCTTCCGCGAAGGATTCGAGACACTCTTCGACGTGGACCCGCGCCAGTGCCCCCTGTATGTGGATGCATTGAAGGGCATCCCCGCTGCAGGCCTGGAGCAGTACCTGCCACTGTTCTTCGAGGAAACCGCCTCCCTCCTCGACCATCTGGCCGAAGGCACACGCATCGCGCTCATGCCCCGCGCCCGGGAAGCTGCCGAGCATCACTGGGCGGCTATCACCAGTCGCTACGAAAACCTCGGCGTCGACCCCACTCGACCACTGCTGCCACCTCACAGGGCCTTCATTCCCGAAGCCGAACTGTTTGGCCTGATCAAGCAACACCCTCGCATCGAGCTGACACGTGATGCCGCGCACCCGCATGCAGCAGCCTCTCTGACAGAACCACCAGCCGAGGTGGCCATCAATGCCCGGACGAAGTCACCTCTGGCTGCCCTGCAGAAATACCTGACCGACAATCCCGAACGTCGTGTTCTTTTCGTTGCCGAGTCGCGTGGTCGCCGTGAAGCGCTCGAAGAAACTCTGGCCCCAGCGACGCCCCATCTACCGCAGATAGCAAGCTTCTCTGCTTTCCTGGAGAGCGAGCATCGCCTGGCCATCGGTGAAGGCGATCTAGCATCAGGCCTGACCCTGACTACACCTGACCTGGCCGTGATCACCGAAACCGAGCTGATCGGTGACGTCGTACGCCAGACCCGTCGCCAGGGCAAGGCCACAGATGACAACGAGCTGGCCGTACGCCACCTGTCCGAACTACGGGAAGGCGCCCCCGTCGTTCACCAGCTCCACGGAATCGGTCGCTATCGAGGACTGGAAATCCTGGAAACCAGCGGGCAGGCAGCCGAATTTGTCTGCCTTGAATATGCCGAAGGCAGCAAGCTCTATGTCCCTGTGGACAGCCTGCATCTGATTTCCCGCTATTCTGGCGTTGACGAAGAGCTCGCCCCCTTGCACCGTCTCGGCTCCGAACAATGGGACAAGGCCAAGCGCAAGGCTGCCGAAAAGATCCGCGACACCGCCGCAGAGCTGCTGGATATCTATGCTCGCCGCGAAGCCAGAGAAGGCTTTGCCAACGAACCTCCTGATGATGAATATGCCCGCTTCGTTGCCAACTTCCCCTTCGAGGAAACGCCAGATCAGCGCCAGGCCATTCAGGCAGTCATCTCGGACATGACCACCCCAAAACCCATGGATCGCGTCGTGTGCGGGGACGTAGGTTTTGGCAAGACCGAGGTTGCCATGCGCGCGGCATTCCTGGCGGTACAGTCCGGGCGCCAGGTGGTGGTACTGGTTCCCACCACACTACTGGCTCGTCAGCATTACGAGAACTTCCGTGACCGCTTCGCCGATACCGCAGTGGACATCGAATTGCTGTCGCGTTTCACCGGAGGCAGCGGCCAGAACGATGTTCTTGCTCGCATCAAGGACGGCAAGACAGACATCATTATCGGCACCCACAAGGTGCTGTCGAAACAGCTGCGCTTCCCTCGCCTGGGACTGGTCATCATTGATGAGGAACATCGATTCGGCGTCTCCCAGAAAGAGCACCTCAAGGGCTTGCGCTCCGAAGTCGATGTATTGACGCTCACCGCCACCCCTATTCCCAGAACACTGAACATGGCCATGAGCGGCATACGCGATCTGTCGATCATCGCCACACCTCCTGCACGCCGCCTGTCGGTAAAAACCTTCATTCAACAGCGCGAAGAGCCCACCATCAAGGAAGCCATCCTGCGCGAAATCCTGCGTGGCGGTCAGGTCTACTTCCTGCATAACGAGGTCAAGACAATAGAGGCAGCTGCAGAAAAGCTACGTGAACTGGTCCCCGAAGCCAGGGTCGGTGTCGCCCATGGCCAATTACCAGAACGCTCCCTGGAAAGAGTGATGTCGGACTTCTACCACAAGCGCTTTAACGTGCTGGTGTGTTCCACCATCATTGAAACCGGCATCGACGTACCTAACGCCAATACCATCATTATTGAACGTGCTGACAAGTTCGGCCTGGCCCAACTCCACCAGCTGCGTGGACGAGTCGGTCGCAGCCACCACCAGGCCTATGCTTATTTGCTGGCACCCCCTCCTCGCGCCATGACCCGGGATGCCGTCAAGCGCCTTGAAGCAATCAGCCAGGCAGAAGATCTCGGCGCAGGCTTCACGCTCGCCAGTCACGACATGGAAATCAGAGGGGCTGGAGAACTGTTGGGCGACGAGCAAAGCGGTCAGATGGAAGCCATTGGCTACAGCCTTTATATGCAGATGCTCGACCGTGCAGTGCAGGCAATCCGTGAAGGTCGAACTCCCAATATCGAGGACCCTCTGGACAATGGGGTGGAAATCAACCTCAACCTGCCCGCACTGATCCCTGATGATTACCTCCATGATGTGCAGCAACGCCTGGTCATGTACAAGCGCATTGCCAACACGACCAATGATGCTGAATTAAAGGAACTGCGGGTGGAAATGATCGATCGTTTTGGTCTCCTGCCAGGCCCGGTCAAGACATTGCTGCGCCAGACACGACTGCGTCATCGTGCTGAACGCTTGGGCATCAGCCGCCTGGAAGCCGGAGAGGAGCGTGGCCGCATCCTGTTCAGTCACAGGACCAATGTGGACCCATTGACCCTGGTGGAACTGATTCAGAAGTCCCCTCAGGTCTATCGCCTGGATGGTGCAGATATACTTCGTTTCACCACTCCCATGAACAATGAAGAGGCTCGCTTCCAGGCTATCGAGCAATTGCTCGATGCTCTGAACCGAAAGGCAGAGGCCGCCTGA
- a CDS encoding glyceraldehyde-3-phosphate dehydrogenase, with the protein MSQQSDAVFQEWHDNQAIVEQMIPLIGSLYRHNNVVTTMFGRSLFNRSVIRILKDHRFVRKVEGTELSVTDTFPLVQAMTELNLGPAHVDVGKLGVAFKKQGGGDAVAFMREQLAEIVDGHDPQATGEPKDVVLYGFGRIGRILARVLIEKAGGGNLLRLRAIVVRGRGDIAKDLEKRASLLRRDSVHGPFDGTISVDAESRSLIANGNVIQVIYADSPSEIDYTAYGINNAVVVDNTGIWRDEKGLSQHLECKGVSKALLTAPGKGDVKNIVFGINHGDISNDDRIISAASCTTNAIVPVLKVLNDEYGIEHGHVETVHSYTNDQNLIDNYHKGDRRGRSAPLNMVLTETGAAKAVAKALPELGGKLTGNAIRVPTPNVSMAILNLSLDKEVDTESLNGYLRRMSIDSDYQKQIDYVDSPEVVSSDFVGNRHAGIVDAQATIAQGKHVVLYVWYDNEFGYSCQVIRILQHISNVSFLKLPHSAN; encoded by the coding sequence GTGAGCCAGCAATCCGACGCAGTCTTCCAGGAATGGCACGATAACCAGGCTATTGTGGAGCAGATGATTCCACTGATCGGTAGCCTGTACCGCCATAACAATGTGGTTACCACCATGTTTGGTCGCTCGCTGTTCAACCGCAGCGTCATCCGTATCCTGAAGGATCACCGTTTTGTTCGGAAGGTCGAGGGCACTGAGCTGTCCGTGACGGATACCTTCCCCCTGGTGCAGGCCATGACTGAGCTGAACCTGGGGCCGGCCCATGTCGACGTGGGTAAGCTGGGCGTGGCATTCAAGAAGCAAGGGGGCGGCGATGCCGTTGCCTTCATGCGCGAGCAACTTGCCGAGATCGTCGACGGCCATGATCCCCAGGCCACTGGCGAGCCCAAGGATGTCGTCCTGTATGGCTTCGGTCGCATTGGTCGAATTCTGGCCCGTGTGCTGATCGAGAAGGCTGGGGGCGGTAACCTGCTGCGTCTGCGAGCCATCGTGGTGCGTGGTCGCGGCGATATCGCCAAGGATCTCGAAAAGCGTGCCAGCCTGTTGCGTCGTGACAGTGTTCATGGTCCTTTCGATGGCACCATCAGCGTGGATGCCGAGTCTCGCAGCCTGATCGCCAACGGCAATGTCATTCAGGTCATCTATGCCGATTCGCCCAGCGAGATCGACTATACCGCCTATGGCATCAATAACGCTGTGGTGGTGGATAACACAGGTATCTGGCGCGACGAAAAAGGGCTCAGCCAACACCTCGAGTGCAAAGGGGTATCCAAGGCTCTGCTGACTGCGCCAGGCAAGGGAGATGTCAAGAATATCGTCTTTGGTATCAACCACGGTGATATCAGCAATGATGACCGCATCATCTCTGCGGCTTCCTGTACCACCAATGCCATCGTGCCTGTGCTCAAGGTGCTCAACGACGAATACGGTATCGAGCATGGTCATGTCGAGACCGTACACTCCTATACCAACGACCAGAACCTGATCGACAACTATCACAAGGGTGATCGTCGTGGCCGGAGCGCCCCGTTGAATATGGTGCTGACGGAGACTGGTGCTGCCAAGGCCGTTGCCAAGGCGCTGCCCGAGCTGGGTGGCAAGCTGACCGGTAATGCCATTCGGGTGCCGACTCCGAATGTGTCCATGGCGATTCTCAACTTGTCTCTCGACAAGGAAGTGGATACAGAAAGCCTGAATGGTTACCTGCGTCGCATGTCCATCGATTCTGACTACCAGAAGCAGATTGACTACGTGGACTCTCCGGAAGTGGTGTCCAGTGATTTCGTCGGCAATCGCCATGCGGGTATCGTCGATGCTCAAGCGACCATTGCCCAGGGCAAGCATGTCGTACTGTATGTCTGGTATGACAACGAGTTTGGCTATAGCTGTCAGGTCATTCGCATCTTGCAGCACATTTCCAACGTATCTTTCTTGAAGTTGCCGCACAGCGCCAACTAA